The following proteins are co-located in the Streptococcus anginosus genome:
- a CDS encoding CPBP family intramembrane glutamic endopeptidase, translating into MPVTVNQQVRKDVSLFSALCLIYVFVMTMISLIYQTIVTLFQAIRYPGNLERIQKATESFMSRDGSYYLIAVCAGVFIFWLYRDGKLFKSDLRTQKRVMMPKTFGIVLSFLLLGQLGFVLFNQIFEAVLNIFGFSLFKAIESASAGSDSVTMFLYAGFFGPVSEELIFRGAGLRTFEKYGKVFAILMSSLIFGLFHGNIPQFFFAAFVGIIFSYVTLEYSILWAMVFHVFNNLVIGDGLTYLYSFLPDDIGGLLHLFILLVGASVAVIFLFKNKTDIKMYVQENRSFSGTYKQAFRSVWFWIFAIFMFLTSLTLISHL; encoded by the coding sequence ATGCCAGTCACAGTCAATCAGCAAGTGCGAAAAGATGTTAGTTTATTTTCTGCTTTATGTCTGATTTATGTTTTCGTCATGACAATGATTAGCTTAATCTACCAAACGATTGTAACTTTGTTTCAAGCGATTCGTTATCCCGGAAATCTTGAGAGAATCCAAAAAGCAACGGAAAGTTTTATGTCACGCGATGGCAGCTATTATCTAATTGCTGTTTGTGCAGGAGTATTTATCTTTTGGTTGTATCGGGACGGAAAATTATTTAAGTCTGATTTACGAACGCAGAAAAGGGTCATGATGCCAAAAACGTTTGGGATAGTTTTATCATTCTTACTTCTGGGTCAATTAGGTTTTGTACTCTTTAATCAAATATTCGAAGCAGTGTTGAATATCTTTGGATTTAGCTTATTTAAAGCCATTGAATCAGCTTCCGCAGGCTCAGATAGTGTAACGATGTTTTTGTATGCAGGTTTTTTCGGTCCTGTTTCAGAAGAATTGATTTTTCGCGGGGCAGGCTTACGAACATTTGAAAAATATGGAAAAGTCTTTGCGATTTTGATGTCTTCCCTCATATTTGGTTTATTTCATGGAAATATCCCGCAGTTCTTTTTTGCGGCTTTTGTTGGAATTATCTTCTCTTATGTGACCTTGGAGTATTCAATTCTCTGGGCAATGGTTTTCCATGTTTTTAATAACTTGGTCATTGGAGATGGTTTAACTTATTTGTATTCGTTTTTGCCGGACGATATAGGTGGTCTCTTACACTTATTTATCCTGCTAGTCGGTGCAAGTGTCGCAGTAATTTTCCTGTTTAAAAACAAAACAGACATAAAGATGTATGTACAAGAAAATCGTTCATTTTCAGGAACCTATAAGCAAGCTTTTCGCTCTGTTTGGTTCTGGATTTTTGCAATCTTCATGTTCTTAACATCTTTGACCTTGATAAGTCATTTGTGA
- a CDS encoding TIGR01906 family membrane protein: MRIKLTFWLSMLCFLAVAILLTIYLTWLFYPLEVSWLHLENQVYLKSATIQHNFNILMIYLTNPFQQKLSMPNFRSSAAGLHHFQVVKYLFHLAQVAFLATLPAVCLFVKNIIKKRYLSVFSKAILAIIWLPIVIAGVALGIGFDAFFTLFHQILFVGDNTWLFDPAKDPVIWILPEEFFLHAFLLFFVLYEGFAVGLYLWNRKSYLKKEEN, from the coding sequence ATGCGCATTAAACTGACCTTTTGGCTGAGTATGCTCTGCTTTTTAGCAGTAGCTATTTTGTTGACCATTTATCTGACTTGGCTGTTTTATCCTTTGGAAGTTTCTTGGTTGCATTTAGAAAATCAAGTTTACCTCAAATCTGCAACCATTCAGCACAATTTCAATATTTTGATGATTTACCTAACCAATCCATTTCAGCAAAAGCTCTCCATGCCTAATTTTCGCTCATCAGCAGCAGGTCTGCACCATTTTCAAGTCGTGAAATATCTTTTTCATCTGGCGCAAGTTGCTTTTCTGGCAACCTTACCAGCGGTTTGTTTGTTTGTAAAAAACATTATAAAAAAAAGATATCTATCTGTCTTTTCAAAGGCGATTTTAGCTATTATTTGGTTGCCTATTGTAATTGCTGGTGTGGCGCTGGGGATTGGCTTTGATGCGTTTTTCACTCTCTTTCATCAGATTTTATTTGTCGGAGACAATACTTGGCTCTTTGACCCTGCTAAAGATCCTGTTATTTGGATATTACCAGAAGAATTTTTCCTCCACGCCTTTCTTTTGTTTTTTGTTCTTTATGAAGGCTTTGCTGTGGGGTTATACTTGTGGAATCGAAAAAGCTATTTGAAGAAGGAGGAAAATTGA
- a CDS encoding TIGR01457 family HAD-type hydrolase, with protein sequence MTYKGYLIDLDGTIYKGKDRIPAGEAFVHELQRRNLPYLFVTNNTTRTPETVQTMLAEQFNVETSIETIYTATLATVDYLNDKNLGKKVYVIGDVGLKQAIAEAGYIEDTDNPDYVVVGLDWEVDYEKLSIATLAIQKGAHFVGTNPDLNIPTERGLMPGAGSIITLIEVATRVKPVYIGKPNAIIMEKAVEHLGLPRQEVIMVGDNYLTDIRAGIDNDIPTLLVTTGFTKSEEVPDLPIQPDYVLSSLAEWDFDAH encoded by the coding sequence GTGACTTATAAAGGCTATTTAATTGATTTAGACGGAACGATTTATAAAGGAAAAGACCGAATCCCAGCGGGAGAAGCTTTTGTCCATGAATTACAGCGTCGCAACCTTCCATATTTATTTGTGACAAATAATACGACACGTACTCCTGAGACTGTTCAAACAATGCTAGCGGAACAATTCAATGTTGAAACGTCGATTGAAACGATTTATACAGCGACTTTAGCAACGGTTGACTACTTAAATGATAAAAATCTAGGCAAGAAAGTCTATGTTATCGGTGATGTCGGACTTAAGCAAGCCATTGCAGAAGCTGGCTATATCGAAGATACTGATAACCCAGATTATGTGGTTGTTGGATTAGACTGGGAAGTGGACTATGAAAAATTGTCAATTGCTACTTTAGCTATTCAAAAAGGAGCTCATTTCGTAGGAACCAATCCAGATCTTAATATTCCAACGGAGCGCGGTCTCATGCCTGGAGCAGGATCGATTATTACTCTCATTGAAGTAGCAACTCGTGTGAAACCTGTTTATATCGGGAAGCCAAATGCAATTATCATGGAAAAGGCGGTTGAGCATCTAGGACTACCGCGGCAAGAAGTGATAATGGTTGGGGATAATTACCTGACGGATATTCGGGCTGGGATTGACAACGATATCCCTACACTTTTGGTGACAACTGGCTTTACGAAATCAGAAGAAGTGCCAGACTTGCCAATCCAACCAGATTATGTACTTTCTAGCCTAGCGGAGTGGGATTTCGATGCGCATTAA
- a CDS encoding NUDIX hydrolase N-terminal domain-containing protein codes for MTEQSKWLEWATRLQTLAQNGLAYSKDEFDIERFQEIRQIAAEMLVTPSGMPLEKVKDLFCNETGYQTPKLDTRAAIFKDNMILLVQEKNGLWALPGGWCDVDQSVKDNTIKEVREEAGLEVQADKLIAVLDKHKNNPGNSTSVHHITKIFVLCTSLGGEFRANAETIACGYFALDALPALSESKTTTQQIAMCFEAQASNNWETRFD; via the coding sequence ATGACAGAGCAGAGTAAATGGTTGGAATGGGCGACTCGTCTGCAAACTTTAGCACAAAATGGATTAGCCTATAGCAAGGATGAATTTGATATTGAGCGATTTCAGGAGATTCGTCAGATTGCAGCTGAAATGCTAGTCACTCCTTCTGGTATGCCACTTGAAAAAGTAAAAGATCTGTTTTGTAATGAAACGGGTTATCAAACACCGAAATTGGATACACGTGCAGCAATTTTTAAAGACAATATGATTTTGCTTGTTCAAGAAAAAAACGGACTATGGGCTTTGCCGGGCGGATGGTGTGATGTGGATCAGTCTGTAAAGGACAATACAATAAAAGAAGTAAGAGAAGAGGCAGGTTTAGAAGTTCAGGCAGACAAACTGATTGCCGTTTTAGATAAACATAAAAATAATCCAGGAAACTCTACCTCAGTACATCACATTACCAAAATATTTGTTTTGTGTACGAGCTTAGGTGGGGAGTTTAGAGCAAATGCTGAGACGATAGCTTGTGGTTATTTTGCTTTAGATGCATTGCCAGCATTATCTGAATCTAAAACGACTACTCAACAAATTGCAATGTGTTTTGAGGCGCAGGCATCCAATAACTGGGAAACCCGATTTGATTAA
- a CDS encoding acyl-[acyl-carrier-protein] thioesterase: MGLTYQMKMKIPFDMADMNGHIKLPDVILLSLQVSGLQSIDLGISDKSMLEKYNLVWIITDYDIDVVRLPKFGEEMTIETEALSYNRLFCYRRFTIYDEAGNAIINMLATFVLMDRDSRKVHAVEPKIVAPYEAEFSKKLIRGPKYPDLKEPISKDYHVRFYDLDMNGHVNNSKYLDWIFEVMGADFLMKHIPRKIHLKYVKEVRPGGQITSSYNLEGLESNHQISSDGDINAQASIMWRRWDDRAE; the protein is encoded by the coding sequence ATGGGTTTAACTTATCAAATGAAAATGAAAATTCCTTTTGATATGGCAGATATGAATGGTCATATCAAACTACCTGATGTTATTTTGCTATCATTACAGGTATCAGGGCTGCAGTCCATTGATTTGGGGATTAGTGACAAATCTATGCTGGAAAAATATAATCTAGTCTGGATTATCACGGATTATGATATTGATGTAGTACGGCTGCCTAAATTTGGGGAAGAAATGACGATTGAAACAGAAGCTTTGTCATATAATCGTTTATTCTGTTATCGTCGGTTTACTATTTATGATGAAGCAGGAAATGCTATTATTAATATGTTGGCTACTTTTGTCCTTATGGATAGAGATAGTAGAAAAGTGCATGCAGTAGAGCCAAAGATTGTTGCACCTTATGAAGCAGAGTTTTCTAAAAAATTGATTCGTGGTCCGAAGTATCCAGATTTGAAAGAACCAATTAGCAAAGATTACCATGTCCGTTTTTACGATTTAGATATGAACGGTCATGTTAATAACAGTAAGTATTTGGACTGGATTTTTGAGGTTATGGGTGCAGATTTTCTCATGAAACATATTCCTAGAAAAATTCATCTTAAGTATGTCAAGGAGGTCCGACCTGGCGGACAAATTACCTCCAGCTATAATTTAGAGGGCTTGGAGAGTAATCATCAGATTTCTAGTGATGGTGATATCAATGCCCAGGCAAGTATAATGTGGAGAAGATGGGATGACAGAGCAGAGTAA
- the hemW gene encoding radical SAM family heme chaperone HemW, whose translation MYTKPTSAYVHIPFCTQICYYCDFSKVFIKNQPVDAYLEHLLQEYTSYDIKHLQTLYIGGGTPTALSAKQLEFLLAELTKKLDLSLLEELTIEANPGDLDPDKIAVLKVSPVNRVSLGVQTFDDGMLKQIGRSHLEKDIYENIANLKLAGFDNISIDLIYALPKQTMDNVRENVAKAVALDIPHMSLYSLILENHTVFMNRMRRGKLPLPKEDLEAEMFEYIIEELEKAGFEHYEISNFSKPGFESRHNLMYWDNAEYFGIGAGASGYVNGVRYKNHGPIRHYLEAVEKGNARVSEEHLSKQEMMEEEMFLGLRKKSGISKQRFEEKFGVSFDRQYGHVVTELTEQGLLVPDKDIVRMTKKGLFLGDTVAEKFILE comes from the coding sequence ATGTATACCAAACCAACTTCTGCCTATGTACACATTCCGTTTTGTACTCAAATTTGTTATTATTGTGACTTTTCTAAGGTTTTTATCAAAAATCAGCCAGTTGATGCCTACTTAGAGCACTTGCTTCAAGAATATACTTCTTATGATATAAAGCATTTACAAACGCTTTATATCGGTGGTGGGACACCGACAGCTCTTTCAGCGAAGCAGCTGGAGTTTTTATTGGCAGAGCTGACGAAAAAGCTGGATTTGTCATTGTTAGAAGAACTGACTATTGAAGCCAATCCAGGGGATTTGGATCCGGATAAGATTGCTGTTTTAAAGGTTTCACCTGTGAATAGGGTATCTTTAGGTGTTCAGACTTTTGACGATGGCATGCTCAAGCAAATTGGTCGCAGTCATTTAGAAAAAGATATCTATGAAAACATCGCTAATCTGAAGCTGGCTGGATTTGACAATATCTCGATTGATTTGATCTATGCGCTGCCCAAGCAAACTATGGATAATGTACGAGAAAATGTAGCCAAGGCTGTTGCGCTAGATATTCCTCACATGAGTCTTTACAGCTTAATTTTAGAAAATCACACGGTTTTTATGAATCGGATGCGACGTGGAAAACTCCCTCTGCCTAAAGAAGATTTAGAAGCAGAGATGTTTGAATACATCATTGAGGAGTTAGAAAAAGCTGGTTTTGAGCACTATGAGATTTCCAATTTTTCTAAACCAGGTTTTGAGAGTCGACATAATCTTATGTACTGGGACAATGCGGAATATTTTGGTATCGGAGCTGGGGCTTCTGGCTATGTCAATGGGGTTCGCTACAAGAATCATGGTCCTATCCGTCATTACTTAGAGGCGGTTGAAAAAGGTAATGCCCGTGTGAGTGAGGAACATCTTAGCAAGCAAGAGATGATGGAAGAAGAAATGTTTTTGGGATTGCGCAAGAAGTCGGGTATTTCTAAACAACGCTTTGAGGAAAAATTTGGTGTTTCTTTTGATCGGCAGTACGGTCATGTTGTAACAGAACTGACAGAGCAAGGGCTCTTAGTACCTGACAAAGACATTGTCCGTATGACTAAAAAAGGTCTTTTTTTGGGCGATACGGTTGCAGAAAAATTTATATTGGAGTAG